Part of the Oerskovia paurometabola genome is shown below.
GGCCCGACGGCGGAGCCCCGGTCGCGTCGTCGGCCTCGCCCGACTCGTCGCTCGCCCCGGCCACGACGCGCGGGTCGTCGCGGGGGTCGGCGGCGGTCCCGAGGTCCACGACGTCGGTGGTCGCGGACAGCTCGGTGAGGAAGCTCGCGATGGTCGCGTCGTCCCCTGCGAGCTCGAGCGTGAGCGAGCCGAAGGGCCGCTCCCCGATCTCGGAGATCCCACCGAACACCACGGAGCCGTCGAGCCCGTGCTCGCGCAGGAGCCGGGTCAGGCTCGCGCCCGAGGTCCCGTCCTCGTGGACCCCGACGGTCACGAGCCGTCCGGGGTGCCGACGGCGCAGGCGTTCGAGGGCGTCGGGGCCGGGCCGGTCGCGCAGGGCCGTCCCGACGAACTTCTTGGTCGCGGTGGCCTGCGGCGAGGAGAACACGTCGTAGACCTCGCCGACCTCGACGACCTTGCCGTGCTCCATGACCGCGACCCGGTGGCAGGTCGAGCGCACGACGTCCATCTCGTGCGTGATGACGACGATCGTCACACCGAGCTCGGCGTTGACGCGGCGCAGGAGCGCGAGCACGTCGCGCGTCGTCTCGGGGTCCAGGGCGCTCGTCGCCTCGTCGGCGAGCAGGAGCTTGGGCGACGTGGCGAGCGCACGGGCGATCCCGACGCGCTGCTTCTGCCCGCCCGAGAGCTGCGACGGGTAGGCCTTGGCCTTGTCGGAGAGCCCCACGAACTCGAGGAGCTCGGCGACGCGGGCCTCACGGCGCGGCTTGTCCCAGCCCGCGACCTTGAGCGCGTAGGCCACGTTCCCGGCGACGGTCCGTGAGGACAGCAGGTTGAACTGCTGGAAGATCATGCCGATGCTCGCGCGCACGGGCCGCAGCTCGCGCTCGGAGAGTGCGCTCACCTCGTCCCCGTCGACGACGACGCTCCCGGTGGTGACGGGCTCGAGCGCGTTGATGAGCCGGACGAGCGTGCTCTTGCCCGCGCCCGAGTAGCCGATGACGCCGAAGATCTCACCTGCCCGGATGTCCAGGGTGACGCCGTCGACGGCCGCCACGGCGGACGGGCCGGTCCCGAAGACCTTCGTCACGTCGCGGAATCGGACCATCGTGTCCGAGGTGGTGCTCACGGAGGAACCTCTCGTGCGGGGGTGCGGTGGCCGGGCCCCTCGTGAGGGCCGCGTGACCTCGCACCGTGTGCGGGGGACGCGTGTACGGACAGTCGAACACGCTGGTGGTGCGTCGGGCGAGGGGACGCCGGTGCCCGACGACGGTGGGTGACGTCGTCGGGCACCGGTGGCTCACGCCGAGGGCTCAGCCCTGGGCGCGGTAGTTCTCCTCGATCCCCGCGAGGATCTCCTGGAGGTCGGCCGCGGAGTTGTCCTTGATGACCGCGGTGCCGCCCGAGGCCTTCTTCTCGGCGGCGACGACCTCTTCGTTCTGCGAGAGGGCGGCGATCTTCAGGAGCGTCTCGTCGTCCTTGTCCGCGGCGCGGGCGACCCACACGTTGATGTAGGGCTCGGAGGCCGAGGAGTCGGGGTCGTCCTGGAACAGGGCGTCCTCGGGGGCGAGACCGGCGTCCTCGAGGAAGTCGTTGTTGATGATCGCGCCGTCGACGGACTGGAGCGAGATCGCGGTCTGCGCGGCGTCGACGGGGGTGACCTTGACCTTGGAGGACGGGAGCACGTCGGCCTCGGTCGACAGCGAGCTGCCGCCGTCCTTGAGCTCGATGAGCCCCGCCTCCTGGAGGACCAGGAGCGCGCGGGCAAGGTTGGTCGCGTCGTTGGGGACCGCGATCTCGCCGCCCGCGGGGATGTCCTCGAGCGCCGTGTGCTTGGTCGAGTAGAGCGCGAGCGGGTAGACCGCGGTGGCGCCGATGGGCTGGAGGTCGTCCCCGGCCTCGACGTTGTAGCCCGCGAGGAACTGCAGGTGCTGGAACTGGTTGAGGTCGATCTGGTCCTGCGCGAGCGCCGGGTTGGCCTGCTGGTAGTCGCCGAAGTCGACGATCTCGATGTTGAGGCCCTCTTCCTTGGCGACCTTCTCGAACACGGCCCACTTGTCGTCGGCTGCGCCGACCACGCCGATCTTGACGACGTCGTCGGCGCTGCCTGCCGAGGCACCGCTGTCGGTGGGGGTCGTGGCGCACGCTCCGAGCGTGAGGGCTGCGGTGGCCGCGATCGCAGCGAGGGTGAGGTTCTTGCGGAGCATGGTCTGTCCTTCCGGTGACGGGCGCCGGCGGTTGTCGCAGGGCGTCCGTGAGGGAGCGTCACGGTGGTGACGGGGGTGGGAGGTGGAACGTCCTCCTGCCCGACGACGGAGCGCGCGTCGCGAGGACACGTCACCGGTGGTCGGTGGTTCAGGAAGGGATGAGGCGGGCGCTGCGGCGCGGGCTCCGGTCGTCTCCGGGCTGCGCTCGCGGAGCGGGCGGTGCGGTGCTGGGGTCAGGTCAGAGCTGACAGCACATTCGACCGGCGCCACGCAGGACGGAGCGACACGACATTCGGCAGCCGGTGGCTGCGCGGTGCGTCGTGAGCTCGGTGCTCGTGGGGCGGGTCATGGCTCCATGATGCGCACGCTCGTCGCCTCAAAACCACTGCGATGGTCGATATTCCAGATGCTGGACGGAATTTCGTCCACATCGTGGCCGGTCGCGGGCGATACGTACGGGTTTAGGGCGATATCGCCGCGTCGCCTATGACGCAGGCCACATCTGGCCGGGGCATGAAAGGACCCCCCGTGCACCCACCAGAGCCCACCTGCCCTTGCTGCCTTCCGGCCCTGGGGGAGTTCAGTGAGATAGCGCCGCACGAGGGGTCTGGACCCAGCCTAGCCCAGGAGGGCCGGTCGTCCGAAACCGGCCCCCGGACCCCGGTCGAAACCGGTCCCCCCGAGCCGACGCGGTCCCGGAAGACGGTGCCGGACACCGCCCGGGACGGGCCGATTCGGTCGCAGGCCCGGCGTCCGGTATTCTCGACACGCTGCCTGACGCCCCGCGTGGGTCGACGCTGCAGCACGGAGGATTCGCCTAGTGGCCTATGGCGCACGCTTGGAAAGCGTGTTGGGTTAAAAGCCCTCGGGGGTTCGAATCCCCCATCCTCCGCAGACCGAAGGGCCCGCAGCGTGCGCTGCGGGCCCTTCGTCGTTCGCGGGCACCTGTGGGCGAGACGTCAGCCCACCGAGTCGAGCAGACGCTCTGCCGTCGCGAGAAGCTCGTCGCGCGAGACGCCGTCTCCGATGAGCCGCACCACGCCCGCGGGGGGCGCGTCGATCGTGACGACCGACCGGTCCTGCCCGACCGGGTCCGAGGCCACGGTCACCGTCTCCTCGCCCGAGAGCTCGGGCACGGCTTCGGGGGTCCAGTCGTCGCCGAGGCTCTCGACCGTGACGCCCGCGTGCACCGCGTGGACGTACAGCCCCGGCCCCTGCTCCCCGGGCTGCCCCTGGGCGTAGACCGAGCTCGTCGACTCCGAGAGGTCGAGGTCGACGGTCTCGACGTAGTGGAAGCCCGCCGGGAGGATCGCCGGGTCGAGCTCGCCTGCCGCGGCCAGCAGGAGCGCGCCCGCCCTGGTCGCCCCGTCGAACGGCGAGATCGGCGTCGCGGGAGGCGCTGCGGCGGGGGTCTGCTCCGCGGTCGCCATGGGAGAGGCGGTGGACACGCATCCTGCGAGCGTCATGGCGGCGACGGCGAGGCAGAGTGGCAGCAGGGCGGTTCGGGTGGGGTGGGAGCGCACCCTCGGATGGTGCCATGCCGACCCTTGCCGGACAAAAGCCCCGGGCGACCGTGCAGGAACGCGGTGCGCCCGAGGCATACTGGCGGACGTGCCCCCTGCAGACCGCCCCCTCCGCACGGACCTCGCGGTGACCTGGCGCGTCGCGGAGCACCCGGTCCGCGCTCCGGAGTCGCAGGCGATCCTGTTCCGGTACTACACCGAGGTGAGCGACCGGTTCTTCGGCCACGCGACCCCGCAGGAGGACCTCGTCTCGGGCTTCGCCGCCCAGGACTCCTCGGGGCTGGCTGCTCCCGGAGGCTCGTTCCACCTCGCCTGGGCGGACGGCCGCGAGGGCCCCGTGGCCGTGGGGTGCGCGGGCGTCGTGCTCGCACGCGACGCCTCCGCGCCGACCGCTGAGCTCAAGCGCGTCTTCGTCGACCCTGCGTTCCGCGGACGCGGCATCGCCACGGCTCTGCTCGACGCGGCCGAGTCCGCGGCACGGGACCTCGGCGCCGAGGTGGTGCGGCTCGACACCCGGCACGACCTGGTCGAGGCCCTGGCGCTCTACGCGGGACGCGGGTACGTGGACGTCCCGGCGTTCAACGACGACCGGTACGCGCAGCGCTGGCTCGCTCTGCGGCTCTGACGGCCACGAGCCGCGCGGCAAGGGCTCACTCGGGGTCGCGGGGCAGCATGATCCACAGGACGACGTAGGCCAGGACCTGCGGTCCCGGCAGGATGCACGAGGCGACCGCGATGACGCGGACGAGCGTCGGGCTGATGTCGAAGCGGCGGGCGAGGCCCGCGCAGACACCGGCGATCACGGCGCCGTGGCGCGGTCTGGCGAGGATGTGGCTCATGCTTCGACGGTACGCCGGGGCCCGGTGCGCGCACATCGGGGACTCCCCTGGTCCGTCCCTGATTCGCCGGTCCGTCCGGAGAGGGTCGGCCGTCATCCTCGCGGCGGACTCTCGGCCACTCCGGCCGCGTCGGCGACGGCCCCGAACCTTGACGCCTTCTTGACGCGCAGCCCCTTGTGCCCTGCTGAACAAGTGTTTAGCGTGTTGAACATGCGTTCAGCACCCCCGGCTGCCGGTCACGCCCCGACCGGCACGGGCCCGCAGACGTCGGACGTCCCGGAGACGCCCGACGTCCCGGACCTCACCGGGCGCGCCCGGATCCGCGACGCCGCCCTGCTCCGGTTCGCGTCCGAGGGATTCCGGGTCCCGGTCCGCACCATCGCGGCCGACGCCGGGGTCAGCCCGGGACTCGTCATCCACCACTTCGGGTCCAAGGAGGGGCTGCGCCGTGCGTGCGACGAGCACGTCCTCGTCCTCGTCCGCGAGAACAAGCGCAACGTCCTGGGCGACGAGCACGGCTCCCGGGGCAGCCCCATGGACGTCCTCGCGCAGCTCTCGTCGATCGAGGAGTACGGTCCCGTGCTCGGCTACGTCCTCCGCAGCCTCCAGGAGGGCGGCGACCTCGCCCGCTCCTTCGTCGAGAGCATGATCGACGACGCCGTGGCCTACGTCGCGGACGGGGTCGCCACCGGGACCATCAAGCCCTCGCTCGACGAGAGGGCGCGCGCCCGCTACCTCGTGACGCAGTCTCTCGGCACGATCCTCCTCGACCTCACGCTGAACCCGCCCGCCGACCCGGGCGACACCGGGGCCGTCGTCCGCGGGTACGTCGACCGGCACGGCCTGCCGTCGATCGAGCTCTTCACCGACGGGTTCCTCACCGACCGCACGCTCCTCGACGCATACCTCCGGTACGCCGAGCCGCCACCCCGCGGACAGGCCGCAGCGCCGGCCCGGTAGCCCCAGCACGGCGGACGCGGTCCGCAGCCGGTCCCTCCGGGGCGAGCGGCGCCGTCGGGCACCTTGGCGCCGCTCCCGCCCGACCCTGGCCCACGACCGTCCCCCTCCCCTTCACACCCTGCCTCCCTGACGAGGAACCATGACCACGACCGCACGCACGAACCCCGCCACCACCCGCGGGCCCGCCGTCGAGATCCACGACCTGCACAAGTCGTTCGGCACCACCAAGGCCCTCGACGGGCTCGACCTCACGGTCCGTGCCGGAGAGGTCGCGGGCTTCCTCGGACCCAACGGTGCCGGGAAGTCCACCACCATCCGGGTCCTGCTGGGCCTCCTGCGCCCCGACGCCGGCACCGCGACCCTGCTGGGCGGCGACCCGTTCCGCGACGCCGTGTCGCTGCACCGGCGCCTCGCCTACGTCCCGGGCGACGTCACGCTCTGGCCCCAGCTCTCGGGCGGCGAGACGATCGACCTGCTGCTGCGCCTGCGCGGCGCGGCCGTCGACGAGCGCCGCAAGGCCCGCATGCTCGAACGCTTCGAGCTCGACCCGACCAAGAAGACCGGCACCTACTCCAAGGGGAACCGGCAGAAGGTCGCGCTCGTCGCCGCGCTGAGCGCCGACGCCGAGCTGCTCGTGCTGGACGAACCGACGTCGGGCCTCGACCCGATCATGGAGGCCGTGTTCCAGGACTGCGTGCGCGAGGCGACCTCGCGCGGCACGTCGGTCCTGCTGTCGAGCCACATCCTCGCCGAGGTCGAGGCGCTGTGCGACACCGTCACGATCATCCGGGGCGGCCGCGCCGTGCAGTCCGGGACCCTGCGCGAGCTGCGGCACCTGACGCGGTCCAAGGTCGTCGTGACCGTCGGGCCGGGGGCCGGGCGCAGAGCCGGCGCGGATGGTTCCCCCGACGTCACGGGCAGTCTCGCGGGCCTGGCCGGGGTCCACGACCTCGTCGTCGACGGATCGCACGTGACCTTCCACGTCGACGACGACGCCCTGCCCCAGGTCACGCGTGCGCTCGCCGACCTCGAACCCCACGGCCTGACGATCGAGTCTCCCTCGCTCGAAGAGCTGTTCCTGCGGCAGTACGGCGACGAGCTCGCCCTGCTCGACGGCGAGGCGCTGAGATGACCACGCTCGCCTCGTCGGCGACGGCCCCGGCCCCGTCGCGGGTGTCGGCCCCTCCCCTGTCCCTGCGCGGAGCGTTCGCGGGCACGGGCGCCCTGACCCGCCTCGCGCTGCGCCGCGACCGCATCGTCCTGCCCGTGTACGTCGTCGTGGTGCTGCTCATGGTCGTGGTCACGTACTCGTCGGTCGCCACCGTCTACGGGACGCAGGCCGAGCGCGACGAGCTCGCCGCGAGCATGGGCACCAACAGCGCGTTCCTCGCGCTGCTCGGGCCGCTCGAGCACACGGGGTCCGTCGCCTCGACGGCCACCTGGCGCGTGGGCCTGTTCATGATCCTGGTGCTGGGCGTCCTCGCCGTGCTCACCGTGGTGCGCCACACGCGCAAGGAGGAGGAGACGGGCCGGCTCGAGCTCGTGCGCGCGGCCCGCGTGGGGTCGCTCGCACCGCTCGCGACGGGGGTCCTCGTCGCGGCCGGGATGTCCGTGGTCACGGGCGCGTCCATGGCCGCGATGTTCGTGGCGCAGGGGGCCGACGGCGCCTCGTCCGTCGCGTTCGGCCTCCAGTTCGCGGCGCTCGGCCTGGCCGCGACCGGCATCGGGGGCGTGTGCGCCCAGGTCGCGACGTCGTCGCGGACCGCCAACACGATCGGCGTCCTGCTGCTCGTCGCGGGGTATGCGCTGCGCGGCGTGGCCGACATCGACTCCGCGGACTGGCTGCACTGGGTCTCGCCCGTCGGGTGGGTCCAGGAGATCGACCCGTTCGGCGCGAACGCCTGGGGTCCCGCACTGCTGTGCCTCGCACTGTTCATCGCGTGCGTGGCGGTCGCAGCCCGGCTCTCGCTCGGGCGGGACCTCGGCGCGGGCCTCGTCCAGCCGCGCCCCGGGCCGGCCGGTTCCGCGTCGCTCGTGAGCCCGCTCGCGCTCGCGACGCGGCTCCAGCTCCCCGGCATCGTGTCGTGGACGCTGGGAGT
Proteins encoded:
- a CDS encoding ABC transporter ATP-binding protein; the encoded protein is MTTTARTNPATTRGPAVEIHDLHKSFGTTKALDGLDLTVRAGEVAGFLGPNGAGKSTTIRVLLGLLRPDAGTATLLGGDPFRDAVSLHRRLAYVPGDVTLWPQLSGGETIDLLLRLRGAAVDERRKARMLERFELDPTKKTGTYSKGNRQKVALVAALSADAELLVLDEPTSGLDPIMEAVFQDCVREATSRGTSVLLSSHILAEVEALCDTVTIIRGGRAVQSGTLRELRHLTRSKVVVTVGPGAGRRAGADGSPDVTGSLAGLAGVHDLVVDGSHVTFHVDDDALPQVTRALADLEPHGLTIESPSLEELFLRQYGDELALLDGEALR
- a CDS encoding PspC domain-containing protein; amino-acid sequence: MSHILARPRHGAVIAGVCAGLARRFDISPTLVRVIAVASCILPGPQVLAYVVLWIMLPRDPE
- a CDS encoding TetR/AcrR family transcriptional regulator; translated protein: MRSAPPAAGHAPTGTGPQTSDVPETPDVPDLTGRARIRDAALLRFASEGFRVPVRTIAADAGVSPGLVIHHFGSKEGLRRACDEHVLVLVRENKRNVLGDEHGSRGSPMDVLAQLSSIEEYGPVLGYVLRSLQEGGDLARSFVESMIDDAVAYVADGVATGTIKPSLDERARARYLVTQSLGTILLDLTLNPPADPGDTGAVVRGYVDRHGLPSIELFTDGFLTDRTLLDAYLRYAEPPPRGQAAAPAR
- a CDS encoding ABC transporter permease gives rise to the protein MTTLASSATAPAPSRVSAPPLSLRGAFAGTGALTRLALRRDRIVLPVYVVVVLLMVVVTYSSVATVYGTQAERDELAASMGTNSAFLALLGPLEHTGSVASTATWRVGLFMILVLGVLAVLTVVRHTRKEEETGRLELVRAARVGSLAPLATGVLVAAGMSVVTGASMAAMFVAQGADGASSVAFGLQFAALGLAATGIGGVCAQVATSSRTANTIGVLLLVAGYALRGVADIDSADWLHWVSPVGWVQEIDPFGANAWGPALLCLALFIACVAVAARLSLGRDLGAGLVQPRPGPAGSASLVSPLALATRLQLPGIVSWTLGVGAYCLLVGFLLDSVDDIAGSSPQMQQIIAQLGGAGALAQVFQVAIMGFVGIAAAAFAVTLVSRVHAEETSGRAELVLATGSSRTRYLTASVVLLVAGVVAVPLWAGIMMGLGHALVSGGWADALGDAVGAGLVQVPAALVVAGLVLVLYAWRPRLVALGWGVVTVFLVVGQLGELFGLPQWVRDLSPFTHVPQVPLDPFSLGPVLVLTAIAGALVAVAYAGFRRRDVGGA
- a CDS encoding methionine ABC transporter ATP-binding protein; translation: MSTTSDTMVRFRDVTKVFGTGPSAVAAVDGVTLDIRAGEIFGVIGYSGAGKSTLVRLINALEPVTTGSVVVDGDEVSALSERELRPVRASIGMIFQQFNLLSSRTVAGNVAYALKVAGWDKPRREARVAELLEFVGLSDKAKAYPSQLSGGQKQRVGIARALATSPKLLLADEATSALDPETTRDVLALLRRVNAELGVTIVVITHEMDVVRSTCHRVAVMEHGKVVEVGEVYDVFSSPQATATKKFVGTALRDRPGPDALERLRRRHPGRLVTVGVHEDGTSGASLTRLLREHGLDGSVVFGGISEIGERPFGSLTLELAGDDATIASFLTELSATTDVVDLGTAADPRDDPRVVAGASDESGEADDATGAPPSGRVDEPDPRDAWQSERWPGTGSTGTSGLGRPGTQGTQPGDFGTEPGTFGGKR
- a CDS encoding GNAT family N-acetyltransferase translates to MPPADRPLRTDLAVTWRVAEHPVRAPESQAILFRYYTEVSDRFFGHATPQEDLVSGFAAQDSSGLAAPGGSFHLAWADGREGPVAVGCAGVVLARDASAPTAELKRVFVDPAFRGRGIATALLDAAESAARDLGAEVVRLDTRHDLVEALALYAGRGYVDVPAFNDDRYAQRWLALRL
- a CDS encoding MetQ/NlpA family ABC transporter substrate-binding protein, encoding MLRKNLTLAAIAATAALTLGACATTPTDSGASAGSADDVVKIGVVGAADDKWAVFEKVAKEEGLNIEIVDFGDYQQANPALAQDQIDLNQFQHLQFLAGYNVEAGDDLQPIGATAVYPLALYSTKHTALEDIPAGGEIAVPNDATNLARALLVLQEAGLIELKDGGSSLSTEADVLPSSKVKVTPVDAAQTAISLQSVDGAIINNDFLEDAGLAPEDALFQDDPDSSASEPYINVWVARAADKDDETLLKIAALSQNEEVVAAEKKASGGTAVIKDNSAADLQEILAGIEENYRAQG